The DNA window CGCCGCGTCCCGAGCGAGGATTCTATGCAGGCTGCGAAGATGTGTCGGCGTCTCATCGATTTGTGGTCTACCCGGGAACGGAGAGTTTCCCGCTGCCGCATGGTGTGGAGGCGGTCTCCGTATCTGAGTTTGCTCGTCGATTGCATTTTGGGGGCCATGATGGGTAAATCTGGGGTTATGAGCAAAACTCGGCTTGGACATCCGGCTTCTTGTGGTTCAGCCTCTGCTGGGAAGGCGGGGGAGTTCCGAATCTTTTATCTCAGAAGCGTCGGCAGTTTGGCGGAAGAGGCCCAACGCGGGGTCCAGGCGGGGGAGATAGTCCGAGTGGGACGAGCGATGGGACGCCCCAACGACTACGTATTCCGGGTTCTTCGATTCTCTCCGGCCACCGCGAAGCGAAAGCTCAAAAAGGCGGAACGCATGTCGCCGGAACAATCCGAGCGCGTGCTGGGTCTCGAACGCATCATTGGCCTGGTCGAGGTGATGCTAGAAAAGTCTGATGTGCCGAGTGAATCGTTCGATGCCCCGGTGTGGGTCGCGAATTGGCTGGATCGGCCATGCCCGGCCCTGGGCAATAAATGCCCCGCCGAGTACATGGGCACCCGTATGGGTCAGGAACTCGTTGAGGGGATTCTGGCCCAGATGCAGTCTGGGGCCTATGCGTGATCGTCTGGCGGATCGCTGGGCACGGTGAGCCGCCGGGAGTACGACCGGTGGATCTAACCGATCCCGTGAGCGTGGTCGCATTGTTTCTTTGCCTGCTCTATTGGCCCTCGCCAGCGCCTGTGAAAATACGGAATGCTGTCGCAGAGATCGCCCCCGATCCCTGGCGCGTAAAAGT is part of the Acidithiobacillus caldus ATCC 51756 genome and encodes:
- a CDS encoding antitoxin Xre/MbcA/ParS toxin-binding domain-containing protein; translation: MSKTRLGHPASCGSASAGKAGEFRIFYLRSVGSLAEEAQRGVQAGEIVRVGRAMGRPNDYVFRVLRFSPATAKRKLKKAERMSPEQSERVLGLERIIGLVEVMLEKSDVPSESFDAPVWVANWLDRPCPALGNKCPAEYMGTRMGQELVEGILAQMQSGAYA